A genomic region of Raphanus sativus cultivar WK10039 chromosome 6, ASM80110v3, whole genome shotgun sequence contains the following coding sequences:
- the LOC108813329 gene encoding rhamnogalacturonan I rhamnosyltransferase 1 has product MCRAEKFLYHKKLLQEMKVKYLGGDSKVVVDKFNNSLVSKSRMSLWMIRAITLLLLWSCFVHLVAVGGMWGPRLLKGWPSCFNTHHDLPISAVLEMTSLPIKIPLPPKRIYQNNGYLMVSCNGGLNQMRAAICDMVTIARYMNVTLIVPELDKTSFWNDPSEFKDIFDVDHFITSLRDEVRILKEVPPRLKRRVELGVYHTMPPISWSNMSYYQDQILPLVKKHKVLHLNKTDTRLANNELPVEVQKLRCRVNFNGLRFTPKIEELGRRVVKILREKGPFLVLHLRYEMDMLAFSGCSHGCNRYEEEELTRMRYAYPWWKEKVINSELKRKEGLCPLTPEETALTLSALGIDRNVQIYIAAGEIYGGKRRLKALTDVFPNVVRKETLLDSSDLSFCKNHSSQMAALDYLISLESDIFVPTYYGNMAKVVEGHRRFLGFKKTIELNRKFLVNLIDEYYEGLSSWEVFSTRVKAFHATRMGGPKKRLVIPNKPKEEDYFYANPYECLQLLHENDNGDSLDETI; this is encoded by the exons ATGTGTAGAGCGGAGAAGTTTCTATACCACAAGAAGCTCTTACAGGAGATGAAGGTTAAGTATCTAGGAGGAGATAGCAAGGTTGTTGTTGACAAGTTCAACAACTCCTTGGTTTCCAAGTCTCGTATGAGCCTTTGGATGATTCGTGCTATCACCCTACTGTTGCTATGGAGTTGTTTTGTTCATTTGGTGGCAGTGGGAGGGATGTGGGGACCAAGATTGTTGAAAGGCTGGCCTTCTTGTTTCAATACTCACCATGATCTCCCAATCTCTGCTGTACTAGAAATGACTTCTCTTCCCATCAAAATCCCCCTCCCTCCTAAAA GGATATATCAGAACAATGGCTATCTTATGGTTTCTTGCAATGGAGGACTCAACCAAATGAGAGCTGCT atttgtgATATGGTCACCATTGCAAGATACATGAATGTCACACTTATTGTACCAGAGCTTGACAAGACCTCTTTTTGGAATGATCCTag TGAGTTCAAAGACATATTCGATGTGGATCACTTCATCACTTCTCTAAGGGATGAGGTTCGTATACTCAAAGAGGTTCCTCCACGGCTTAAGAGAAGGGTTGAGCTTGGCGTGTACCACACTATGCCTCCTATCAGCTGGTCCAACATGTCCTACTACCAAGACCAGATTCTTCCCCTGGTGAAGAAGCACAAGGTCTTACATCTGAACAAGACCGATACTCGACTTGCCAATAACGAACTTCCTGTTGAGGTTCAGAAGCTTAGATGCAGAGTAAACTTCAACGGGCTCAGATTCACTCCAAAGATTGAGGAACTAGGCAGAAGAGTGGTCAAGATTCTGAGGGAGAAAGGTCCCTTTCTGGTCCTCCACCTCAGATACGAAATGGACATGCTGGCATTCTCTGGTTGCTCCCATGGTTGTAACCGCTACGAAGAGGAGGAACTCACAAGAATGAg ATATGCTTATCCATGGTGGAAGGAGAAAGTAATAAACTCAGAGTTGAAGAGGAAAGAAGGTCTTTGCCCATTGACTCCAGAAGAAACAGCTCTGACACTATCTGCCTTGGGGATTGACCGTAATGTTCAGATTTACATAGCTGCAGGAGAGATATACGGTGGTAAAAGGAGGTTAAAGGCTTTAACAGACGTCTTTCCAAATGTG gtccGGAAAGAAACTCTGCTGGATTCATCTGATTTGAGTTTTTGTAAGAACCATTCTTCTCAAATGGCTGCTCTTGATTACCTCATCTCTCTGGAAAGTGATATATTCGTTCCTACTTATTATGGGAACATGGCCAAAGTCGTTGAAGGTCATCGCAG GTTCTTGGGGTTCAAGAAGACGATTGAGCTGAACAGGAAGTTCTTGGTTAATCTAATAGATGAATACTATGAAGGACTGTCGAGCTGGGAAGTGTTTTCGACCAGGGTGAAGGCTTTTCACGCTACAAGAATGGGAGGTCCCAAGAAGCGGCTTGTGATTCCAAATAAACCGAAAGAAGAAGACTACTTCTATGCGAATCCATATGAATGTCTTCAGCTGttacatgagaatgataatggCGATTCATTAGATGAAACCATATGA